In a genomic window of Wyeomyia smithii strain HCP4-BCI-WySm-NY-G18 chromosome 1, ASM2978416v1, whole genome shotgun sequence:
- the LOC129718144 gene encoding WD repeat-containing protein 18: MSDCVEIAITGDCSEQLWSCCVWDVRTGNHLLTYKANMVKPMLHIWPINRHEPISTRFVLPGRANAVAISPDGNYCLVAVQEIIYVYLMATGAMITTITRHYQVVTSICFTDNGSHFASAGQDGMVLVWNLSQIVRVFQKQTSKALYSFSDHVLPVTDLYIGRGGIKALLCSVSTDRSCKIYDLSSGCMLLNLIFQEPLASVIMNPLESSIFVGTNEGPIHVFNITLVPRSKDYHVIRKQHQKNIFVGHNKQVTCLSVSSNEEILLSGGADERVIVWHIKNRQQLRTIPHKGTITIARFLLTPKAMFNQEIKLNSPFQPFQKIVYPTDKIIDLSIEFNVIKNLSADVKTQNCTSNNPVGESSNFEEVSKLKREIQRLKMVNNEIYDFSVKHILKNNKGI; this comes from the exons ATGTCCGACTGTGTGGAAATTGCAATCACCGGAGATTGTAGTGAGCAATTATGGAGTTGTTGTGTTTGGGATGTACGGACAGGGAACCATTTACTCACTTACAAAG CTAACATGGTGAAACCGATGCTTCATATATGGCCGATAAACCGTCATGAACCTATTTCAACCAGATTTGTTTTACCCGGACGAGCTAATGCGGTAGCAATTTCTCCCGACGGAAATTATTGCTTAGTAGCTGTCCAGGAAATCATATACGTATATCTTATGGCGACTGGGGCAATGATAACAACAATAACGCGCCACTACCAAGTTGTGACATCTATTTGTTTTACCGACAATGGTTCGCATTTCGCTAGCGCTGGTCAAGACGGCATGGTGCTTGTATGGAATTTGTCGCAAATAGTTCGGGTGTTTCAGAAGCAGACTTCAAAAGCCCTTTATTCATTTTCTGATCACGTCTTGCCAGTCACGGACTTGTACATAGGAAGAGGTGGAATAAAAGCCTTGCTTTGTTCAGTATCGACGGACCGTTCATGTAAAATTTACGATTTGTCTTCCGGTTGTATGCTTCTTAATTTAATATTTCAAGAACCACTCGCctcggttattatgaacccctTAGAATCTAGCATTTTTGTTGGCACAAATGAAGGACCTATACATGTATTCAACATTACTCTTGTTCCACGATCCAAAGACTATCACGTCATTAGGAAACAgcatcaaaaaaatatttttgtcggACATAATAAGCAAGTAACATGTCTTTCTGTATCGTCAAACGAAGAAATTTTGCTGTCTGGAGGAGCAGATGAACGGGTTATCGTATGGCATATTAAAAATCGACAACAACTTCGTACTATTCCTCACAAAGGAACTATTACAATTGCACGATTCCTACTCACACCTAAAGCAATGTTCAATcaagaaattaaattaaattcacCTTTCCAGCCATTTCAAAAGATAGTTTATCCTACTGATAAAATTATTGATCTTTCTATAGAATTCAACGTGATTAAAAATTTGTCTGCAGATGTAAAAACTCAAAATTGTACGTCTAACAATCCTGTAGGAGAAAGCAGTAATTTCGAAGAGGTTTCAAAACTCAAAAGAGAAATTCAACGATTGAAAATGGTAAATAACGAAATATATGATTTCTCCGTGAAACATATtctaaaaaacaataaaggtatttaa